In Halobacteriovorax marinus SJ, the following proteins share a genomic window:
- a CDS encoding FAD-dependent oxidoreductase, with amino-acid sequence MKKNSLKITLLLFIIALFAITYKFNLTQYLSIDFLKENREALLEYYRLNPSKTIISYFLIYTLSTALSIPGAVILTLGGGAIFGTFKGTIIVSFASTIGATLSFLAARFLLRDFVQNKFRTTLDKINRGIEKDGHLYLLSLRLIPAFPFFLINLLMGLTKIKMLTYFFISQIGMLLGTLIYVNAGSQLSTINSANEVFQAKTILSFSLLAIFPFLAKKLMNVIRKRKIYKRFRKPKKYDYNMVAIGGGAAGLVTSYIGAAVKAKVALIEREKMGGDCLNTGCVPSKALIKSAKAIYQAKNAHKYGIESVEVKYDFKSIMNRVHSVIKKIEPHDSVQRYSDLGVDCISGNATILSPWEVQIGERVITTKNITIATGARPFIPAIKGIDQVDYLSSDNIWKLEELPKNFTIIGGGPIGVELAQSFQRLGSSVSLIEMSDRILAKEDEDVSELILNQLKEEGIQVYLNSTAKEFKGNTLIIEKDNQDIDLEFDKVLLAIGRTPNTQGLNLEELGVSIRKNGTIETNEFLESSIPNIYACGDVAGPYQLTHTASHQAWYCAVNGLFGAFKKFKVDYSSISWTTYSDPEVATVGKNESTCKIEGIQYDVSKFELSELDRAIADSEELGFVKVLTKPGSDKIIGATIVSSHASDLIIEFTSAMKNGFGLNKILSTMHVYPSLGEANKYLAGVWKKKNQPHKLLAFVSKYHSWLRK; translated from the coding sequence ATGAAAAAAAATTCTCTAAAGATCACCCTATTACTTTTTATAATTGCTCTCTTTGCTATAACTTATAAATTTAATTTAACTCAATATCTCTCCATTGATTTTCTTAAAGAAAATAGAGAGGCCCTGCTTGAGTACTACCGCTTAAATCCAAGCAAAACTATTATCTCCTACTTCCTTATCTACACACTCTCCACAGCTCTCTCAATACCTGGTGCAGTTATCCTAACACTGGGAGGAGGAGCTATCTTTGGAACCTTCAAAGGAACTATAATCGTTTCATTTGCTAGTACTATTGGAGCGACTCTCTCGTTTCTAGCGGCGAGATTTCTACTTCGAGATTTTGTACAGAATAAATTCCGTACAACACTAGATAAGATCAATAGAGGAATAGAGAAAGATGGGCACCTCTATTTATTAAGCCTAAGACTTATTCCTGCATTTCCATTTTTCTTAATAAATCTTCTTATGGGATTAACAAAAATAAAAATGCTTACCTACTTCTTTATTTCTCAAATAGGTATGCTACTTGGAACATTAATTTACGTAAACGCCGGCTCACAGCTCTCTACCATTAACTCGGCGAATGAAGTCTTTCAAGCAAAGACAATTCTCTCCTTCTCTCTTCTAGCAATCTTTCCATTCCTGGCCAAGAAGCTGATGAACGTGATTAGAAAGAGAAAGATCTACAAGAGATTTAGAAAACCAAAGAAATATGATTACAATATGGTCGCTATAGGTGGTGGCGCAGCAGGACTAGTAACCAGTTATATTGGTGCTGCCGTTAAAGCAAAAGTAGCACTCATTGAGAGAGAGAAAATGGGTGGAGACTGTTTAAATACAGGCTGTGTTCCCTCCAAGGCCTTAATTAAGAGTGCTAAGGCGATCTATCAAGCTAAGAATGCTCATAAATATGGAATTGAAAGCGTTGAAGTAAAATATGACTTCAAGAGCATTATGAATAGAGTTCATTCAGTTATCAAAAAGATTGAACCCCATGATAGCGTCCAAAGATATAGCGACTTAGGAGTCGATTGCATTAGTGGTAATGCAACGATTCTCTCTCCGTGGGAAGTTCAAATTGGCGAAAGAGTCATTACAACAAAGAATATCACAATTGCCACAGGAGCGAGGCCATTCATCCCTGCGATAAAAGGAATTGATCAAGTTGACTACCTTAGTTCTGATAATATCTGGAAACTTGAAGAGCTACCAAAGAACTTCACGATTATTGGTGGTGGACCAATTGGAGTAGAGTTAGCACAGAGTTTTCAAAGACTAGGTTCTAGCGTTAGTCTCATTGAAATGAGTGATCGAATTCTCGCTAAAGAAGATGAGGATGTAAGTGAGCTTATTTTAAATCAATTAAAAGAAGAGGGTATTCAAGTTTACTTAAACTCTACTGCCAAAGAATTCAAGGGCAATACTTTGATCATTGAAAAAGACAATCAAGATATAGATCTAGAATTTGATAAAGTCTTACTCGCTATCGGTCGAACTCCAAATACTCAGGGTCTAAACTTAGAAGAGCTTGGTGTCTCCATAAGAAAGAATGGAACGATAGAAACAAATGAGTTTTTAGAAAGTAGTATACCAAATATCTATGCCTGTGGTGATGTTGCAGGGCCATACCAACTCACTCATACGGCCTCTCATCAAGCTTGGTACTGCGCAGTCAATGGGCTTTTCGGAGCGTTTAAAAAATTTAAGGTGGACTACTCCTCTATATCTTGGACTACCTACTCTGACCCAGAAGTGGCAACAGTAGGAAAGAATGAATCAACCTGCAAGATTGAAGGTATCCAATATGATGTTTCTAAATTTGAATTAAGTGAGTTGGACCGCGCTATAGCTGATAGTGAAGAGTTAGGATTTGTAAAAGTACTCACTAAACCTGGTAGCGATAAAATCATTGGTGCAACAATTGTCTCATCTCACGCAAGTGATTTAATTATTGAATTTACCAGTGCTATGAAAAATGGTTTTGGTCTCAATAAGATACTTTCTACAATGCACGTCTACCCTAGTCTTGGCGAAGCAAATAAATACCTTGCTGGAGTGTGGAAGAAAAAGAATCAACCACATAAACTTCTTGCTTTCGTTTCCAAGTATCACTCTTGGTTAAGAAAGTAG
- a CDS encoding ABC-F family ATP-binding cassette domain-containing protein, with the protein MIQLNNISKSFGGQNLYEDISFTLGPKERIGLVGRNGSGKSTLFKIITGEMSYDGGSINIPKSYKIGYLRQHLEFSKSTVLEECIESLSEEEKFDHYKAEKILSGLGFSEEDMQKEPASFSGGYQIRINLTKCLLEAPNLLLLDEPTNYLDIISLRWLKNFLKNYQGEVILITHDRDFMDDVVTHTMGLSRGGLKKIKGDTVKFYERLLEEEQLYEQTRANQEKKKKELMAFVDRFRAKASKATQAQSRLKQLQKMGTMDELSKEGNLGFSFRYTECPGKTVLNADNLSFSYDGTEQNLLFKNLKLDIKREDCIGIIGKNGKGKSTLLNVLTGELSKNSGEIKYHPSAQVGHFGQTNINRLSDANSIVAEITSSNSDLGISEVRSICGSMMFEGELADKKISVLSGGEKSRVMLGKILAHKSNILFLDEPTNHLDMESVETLCEKLEQFPGAIVLVTHNEMFLRRLANRLVVFREGGAEVFEGSYDEFLEKVGWEEESAGEDVSEKVEKISRKDLKRLRADLISERSKETKDLKKRMDELESDIFAKEEKIDEINDQMLEASSSGDNKKISELSRNLGVLQKLLDIEYEELSTITDKHEEIIQSFEDRLNELEN; encoded by the coding sequence ATGATTCAATTGAATAACATTTCTAAATCCTTTGGAGGCCAGAACCTCTATGAAGATATTTCGTTTACTCTTGGGCCAAAAGAAAGAATTGGCCTGGTGGGAAGAAACGGTAGTGGAAAGTCCACGCTTTTTAAAATTATAACTGGGGAAATGTCCTATGACGGGGGCAGTATTAATATTCCAAAGTCTTATAAAATTGGCTATTTAAGACAGCATTTGGAGTTTTCAAAGTCCACTGTTCTTGAAGAGTGTATTGAGTCCTTGAGTGAAGAAGAGAAGTTTGATCACTACAAGGCCGAGAAGATACTCTCGGGTCTTGGCTTTAGTGAAGAGGATATGCAAAAGGAGCCGGCCAGCTTTTCTGGAGGCTATCAGATAAGAATCAATCTCACGAAGTGTCTTTTAGAGGCCCCAAATCTTTTACTTTTAGATGAGCCTACCAACTATTTGGATATTATCTCTCTTCGTTGGCTGAAAAATTTCTTAAAGAACTATCAAGGTGAAGTTATTCTCATCACCCACGATAGAGACTTTATGGATGATGTAGTTACTCATACGATGGGCCTTAGTCGTGGGGGGCTTAAGAAAATTAAAGGCGATACTGTTAAATTCTATGAAAGACTTCTAGAGGAAGAGCAGCTCTATGAGCAAACTCGCGCCAATCAAGAAAAGAAGAAAAAAGAATTGATGGCCTTTGTAGATAGATTTAGAGCGAAAGCTTCAAAGGCAACACAGGCCCAATCGAGATTAAAGCAATTGCAAAAAATGGGAACGATGGATGAACTTTCTAAAGAAGGTAATCTTGGTTTTTCCTTTCGCTATACTGAGTGTCCAGGAAAAACAGTTCTAAATGCGGACAACCTTTCTTTTTCTTACGACGGAACTGAGCAGAACTTACTATTTAAAAATTTAAAACTAGATATTAAACGTGAAGACTGTATTGGAATTATTGGAAAAAATGGGAAAGGTAAATCGACTCTTTTAAATGTTCTTACTGGAGAGTTAAGTAAAAATAGTGGAGAGATAAAATATCATCCTTCAGCGCAAGTTGGTCATTTCGGTCAAACCAATATTAATCGACTTTCTGATGCAAACTCAATTGTTGCAGAGATTACTTCCTCTAATTCTGATTTAGGTATTAGTGAAGTGCGCTCGATTTGTGGAAGTATGATGTTTGAAGGAGAGTTAGCTGATAAGAAAATTAGTGTTCTCTCTGGGGGGGAAAAATCTAGAGTAATGCTTGGAAAGATTCTTGCTCATAAATCTAATATTCTCTTTTTAGATGAACCTACCAATCACCTTGATATGGAGTCTGTTGAAACTCTTTGTGAGAAATTGGAGCAGTTTCCTGGGGCCATCGTCCTTGTAACCCACAATGAAATGTTTCTTAGAAGGTTGGCCAATAGGTTAGTTGTTTTCAGAGAGGGCGGAGCTGAAGTCTTTGAGGGAAGTTATGACGAATTCCTTGAGAAAGTAGGTTGGGAAGAGGAAAGTGCTGGCGAAGACGTTAGTGAAAAAGTGGAGAAAATATCTAGAAAAGATTTAAAGAGGCTAAGGGCAGATTTAATAAGTGAGAGAAGTAAAGAGACGAAAGATTTAAAGAAGCGAATGGATGAACTCGAAAGTGATATATTTGCAAAAGAAGAAAAAATAGATGAGATCAACGATCAAATGCTAGAGGCCAGTAGTAGTGGAGATAATAAGAAAATTTCTGAACTCTCTAGAAACTTGGGTGTTTTACAGAAATTATTAGATATTGAGTATGAAGAATTATCGACTATAACTGATAAACATGAGGAAATTATTCAGTCTTTCGAAGATAGGCTAAATGAACTAGAAAATTGA
- a CDS encoding phosphoenolpyruvate carboxykinase (ATP) has translation MDNFYKELGINTERGEHKIYLDSSRSFLVAEAVRKGYGRLTSDGALSVLTGKHTGRSANDRYIVKTETTAGPVWWENNLLPMTSETFAALKTKVINYLNQAGDLYITERSVGAHQKHNIGARLITSHPQHALFSKHLFREKSREFNDTDYTILHAPELKLDPSEFGTKTETAVVTCLDTNTTIICGTLYAGEIKKSMFAAMNYRLPEENILPMHSGASRLENEDVSVFFGLSGTGKTTLSTDEGTYLIGDDEHGLSDEGIFNFEGGCYAKTYKLSKATEPEIWDASNRFGAMLENVVLDEQTGKVDFDDKSIAENGRSSYPLSFIKELETSSKGKIPKDIFFLCADAFGVLPPVSKLTKEQAMFYFVLGYTAKLAGTEIGVKEPQATFSPLFGAPFMLRHPSVYAELLGQYLDKYDIKVWLINTGWTGGAYGEGQRFPLKVTRKIIRSIQANKLDDVAFENDPIFNLSIPCAVEDVPGELLKPQQTWQDSSAYSEKAKELASSFHKQMENFGDFYQKNLSGAPTHK, from the coding sequence ATGGATAATTTCTACAAAGAACTGGGAATTAATACTGAACGCGGAGAGCATAAAATATATTTAGACTCATCTAGAAGTTTTCTAGTGGCAGAAGCCGTGAGAAAGGGATACGGAAGATTAACTTCTGACGGTGCCCTAAGTGTTCTCACAGGTAAGCACACAGGAAGATCTGCCAACGATAGATATATCGTAAAAACAGAAACGACAGCAGGACCAGTTTGGTGGGAGAATAATCTTCTTCCAATGACTAGCGAAACATTTGCAGCGCTAAAGACAAAAGTTATTAATTATTTAAACCAAGCAGGTGACCTCTACATCACAGAGAGATCAGTTGGAGCTCATCAAAAACACAATATTGGTGCGAGACTAATTACATCTCACCCACAGCACGCACTTTTTTCTAAGCACCTCTTTAGAGAAAAATCTAGAGAGTTCAACGATACGGACTATACAATCCTTCATGCTCCTGAATTAAAACTTGATCCAAGTGAATTTGGAACTAAGACCGAGACTGCTGTTGTAACGTGCTTAGATACAAATACAACAATTATCTGTGGAACTCTTTATGCTGGAGAGATCAAGAAGAGTATGTTCGCGGCCATGAACTACAGACTTCCAGAAGAAAATATTCTTCCTATGCACTCAGGTGCTTCTCGTCTTGAGAATGAAGATGTTTCTGTATTCTTTGGTCTATCTGGAACAGGAAAAACAACTCTTTCAACAGACGAAGGAACTTACCTCATTGGAGACGATGAGCATGGATTAAGTGATGAAGGTATCTTCAACTTTGAAGGTGGTTGTTACGCTAAAACTTATAAGTTATCTAAGGCCACTGAACCAGAAATTTGGGATGCTTCAAATAGATTTGGAGCGATGCTTGAGAACGTTGTCTTAGATGAGCAAACAGGTAAAGTTGATTTTGACGACAAATCTATTGCTGAAAATGGAAGGTCTTCATACCCTCTTAGCTTCATTAAGGAATTAGAAACTTCGTCTAAGGGAAAAATTCCAAAAGATATTTTCTTCCTATGTGCTGATGCTTTTGGTGTTCTTCCTCCAGTATCAAAACTCACTAAAGAACAAGCGATGTTCTACTTTGTTCTAGGATATACAGCGAAGCTTGCTGGAACAGAAATTGGAGTTAAAGAGCCACAAGCGACTTTCTCTCCTCTATTCGGTGCACCTTTCATGCTTAGACACCCAAGTGTTTACGCTGAACTTCTAGGTCAATACTTAGATAAATACGATATTAAAGTTTGGCTCATCAATACAGGATGGACTGGTGGAGCTTACGGAGAAGGACAAAGATTCCCTCTAAAAGTTACAAGAAAAATCATCAGATCAATTCAAGCAAATAAACTCGATGATGTTGCCTTTGAAAACGATCCTATCTTTAACTTAAGTATCCCATGTGCTGTAGAAGATGTTCCTGGAGAATTACTAAAGCCACAACAAACTTGGCAAGACTCTAGTGCGTATTCAGAAAAAGCAAAGGAGCTTGCGAGCTCTTTCCATAAGCAGATGGAAAACTTTGGAGACTTCTACCAGAAGAATCTCTCTGGCGCACCAACTCACAAATAA
- the msrB gene encoding peptide-methionine (R)-S-oxide reductase MsrB — MKKLIFIILSSLLLSSCVANIFKKSAAGEGKEFGESHLSSLDVDKVDWKSKDEKYWKSVLEPLQYEVTREAGTERAFTGKYWDEKREGTYICSNCGKHLFSSKTKYKSGTGWPSFWMPLDKSAIEEKHDSTYGMSRTEVLCSRCGAHLGHVFNDGPEPSGLRYCLNSVSLILIPKK, encoded by the coding sequence ATGAAAAAGTTAATCTTCATCATTCTAAGTTCCCTATTATTGAGTAGCTGTGTGGCCAATATTTTCAAAAAGTCCGCCGCAGGAGAAGGTAAAGAATTTGGCGAAAGCCACCTCTCATCATTAGATGTTGATAAAGTTGATTGGAAGTCTAAAGATGAGAAATACTGGAAGAGCGTCCTTGAACCACTACAATACGAAGTGACTAGAGAAGCCGGAACAGAGAGAGCCTTCACAGGAAAGTATTGGGACGAAAAAAGAGAAGGTACTTATATTTGTTCTAATTGTGGTAAGCATCTCTTTTCCTCCAAAACAAAGTATAAGTCAGGAACAGGATGGCCAAGTTTTTGGATGCCATTAGATAAATCGGCCATTGAAGAGAAGCACGACTCAACTTACGGAATGAGCCGAACAGAAGTTCTATGCTCTCGTTGTGGAGCTCATTTAGGTCACGTATTTAATGATGGCCCAGAGCCAAGCGGTCTTCGCTATTGTTTAAACTCAGTCTCACTAATATTAATTCCAAAGAAGTAA
- a CDS encoding response regulator, with the protein MKKLDQKQIIENFADNFNLTPRETEIVGQLLKQMTSTKQISESLGISTSTVRNHFENIFRKTNCENKCEVAVLLYKELFSKMKSFQSLARTPKVLVVEDNEVMCDVLATSIENLGMIVRKLTDAKEVLATLESERFDCVVSDIRMPDMDGVELLSEIRKSHPIWPFVILVSGHHDYDIDELLNFGAVAYVQKPFKIDEIFKLISDYFIEDLIQRNQSMIESKEILRDFEKEVLDLTKVSVGTGGAFISLEDLPKIEDASVGSFYAFNVKLEGEVKTVQIAGEVVWKKGPEIPNPGVGIRFVSITPKVDEYIKKFISRNSISSFIPNI; encoded by the coding sequence ATGAAAAAATTGGATCAAAAACAAATCATAGAGAATTTTGCTGATAATTTTAACTTAACTCCTAGAGAGACAGAAATAGTAGGGCAGCTGCTAAAGCAGATGACAAGTACGAAACAAATTTCAGAGTCTTTAGGGATAAGTACATCTACTGTTAGAAATCATTTCGAAAATATTTTTAGAAAAACAAATTGTGAAAATAAATGTGAAGTTGCTGTTCTTTTATATAAAGAATTATTTTCAAAGATGAAGAGTTTTCAATCTTTAGCAAGAACTCCAAAAGTTCTTGTTGTTGAAGATAATGAAGTAATGTGTGATGTGCTTGCTACATCAATCGAAAACCTTGGAATGATTGTTAGAAAACTTACGGATGCGAAAGAAGTTTTAGCAACATTGGAATCAGAGCGCTTTGATTGTGTTGTTTCAGATATAAGAATGCCTGATATGGATGGCGTTGAACTACTATCAGAGATAAGAAAGTCACATCCAATTTGGCCATTTGTCATTCTAGTCTCTGGTCACCATGACTATGATATCGATGAGCTACTTAACTTTGGTGCAGTAGCCTATGTTCAAAAACCTTTTAAGATAGATGAAATCTTTAAATTAATTTCTGATTACTTTATCGAGGACTTAATACAAAGAAATCAATCTATGATTGAGAGTAAAGAAATCCTTAGGGACTTCGAAAAAGAAGTTCTCGATCTAACTAAAGTCTCTGTTGGAACAGGGGGAGCTTTTATTTCTTTAGAAGATCTTCCAAAGATTGAAGATGCTAGTGTAGGAAGTTTCTATGCCTTTAATGTTAAGCTTGAAGGCGAAGTAAAGACTGTTCAAATTGCAGGTGAAGTTGTTTGGAAAAAAGGTCCAGAGATTCCTAACCCTGGAGTGGGAATTCGATTTGTATCCATCACTCCAAAGGTTGACGAGTATATAAAGAAATTTATTTCTAGAAATAGTATCTCTAGCTTTATTCCAAATATTTAA
- a CDS encoding CopD family protein — protein sequence MEAFPYLKALHIIFIVTWFAGLFYIVRLFIYQTEAQEKEESERAILTNQFKIMSKRLWYGITWPSAILTLIFGPSLIHVYFPITDHPWLLAKLAFVLLLYIYHFICQRIFKELQNDQYKWSSNKLRVWNEVATLLLFAIVFLVILQSIMSMWKGLAGLVLLSILLMIGIKAYRKQRLK from the coding sequence GTGGAAGCATTTCCCTATCTAAAAGCACTGCACATAATCTTTATTGTAACATGGTTTGCGGGACTATTTTATATTGTAAGACTCTTTATCTACCAAACAGAAGCGCAGGAAAAAGAAGAGAGCGAAAGAGCAATACTCACTAATCAATTTAAGATTATGTCCAAACGACTTTGGTATGGAATAACTTGGCCATCAGCTATTTTAACTCTTATCTTTGGCCCAAGTCTTATTCATGTCTACTTCCCAATAACAGATCACCCGTGGCTTCTAGCAAAATTGGCTTTCGTCTTATTGTTGTATATTTATCACTTTATTTGTCAGCGTATCTTTAAAGAACTACAGAATGATCAATACAAGTGGAGTTCAAATAAGCTCAGAGTATGGAATGAAGTTGCAACACTTCTACTCTTTGCTATAGTCTTCCTCGTTATCTTGCAAAGTATAATGTCTATGTGGAAGGGGCTAGCAGGACTCGTTCTCCTCAGTATTCTTCTTATGATTGGAATAAAAGCCTATAGAAAACAGAGACTTAAATAA
- a CDS encoding GTP-binding protein TypA/BipA has protein sequence MSNLKNIAVVAHVDHGKTTLVDELLKQSGTFGEREKIDERVMDSGDIEKERGITITAKNCAFDYKGFRVNLLDTPGHADFGGEVERSLMMVDGVLLLVDAAEGPLPQTRFVLQKALARGIKIGVIINKIDRPDERIEEVKSEIEDLFLEMADQLELEDYDLDIPIIYASAKEGWATLDPAEKRSDMNPILDFIVSDFYPEPQVEAGDNLRLLVTNLSYSEYLGALLVGRISRGTITKNQNFIRCDEAGKNKSFKVSSIQIYDKIGFKEVDSASAGEIVIVAGSQENAIGDTICSPSDIDPLPRISVEPPTVSVNVSVNTSPNSGKEGEYLTSRKLEELLQEACRLNVALQYEATDDPKVLKLKGRGELQLAIVFEEIRRQGFELMISRPEVLFSTDESGAKTEPYENVVLDIPSDCTGPITEKLSVRKGIMGNMMPIGEDRTRVEFRIPSRGLIGYRSTFLTDTRGEGLMSSEYLGYGEYAGVMLSRQNGAIIADRAGKITPYALFNLLNNGKMFVEPGDQCYEGMVIGEHNRVNDTNVNCVREKHLSSVRTAGKDVNIALPPVPKKTLEWAMDWIDDDEWVEVTPENIRVRKKELAGNKRSVIRGEKK, from the coding sequence ATGTCTAATTTGAAAAACATTGCGGTCGTCGCTCACGTTGACCACGGAAAAACTACGTTAGTAGATGAACTATTAAAACAATCTGGAACTTTTGGTGAGAGAGAAAAGATCGACGAAAGAGTAATGGACTCAGGGGACATTGAAAAAGAAAGAGGTATTACAATCACGGCTAAGAACTGTGCCTTTGATTACAAAGGATTTAGAGTAAACCTTCTCGATACTCCAGGCCACGCCGACTTTGGTGGAGAAGTTGAGAGATCACTTATGATGGTTGATGGTGTTCTTCTTCTTGTTGATGCAGCAGAAGGTCCACTTCCACAAACGAGATTTGTTCTTCAAAAGGCACTCGCAAGAGGAATAAAAATTGGTGTGATCATTAACAAAATCGACAGACCAGATGAGAGAATTGAAGAAGTTAAATCTGAAATTGAAGATCTCTTCTTAGAGATGGCCGACCAACTTGAATTAGAAGACTATGACCTAGATATCCCTATTATCTACGCCTCTGCAAAAGAAGGTTGGGCGACTTTAGACCCAGCAGAAAAGAGAAGCGACATGAATCCAATTCTTGATTTCATCGTTTCTGATTTCTACCCAGAGCCTCAAGTTGAAGCAGGTGATAATTTAAGACTACTAGTTACAAACCTTTCATACTCTGAGTACCTCGGTGCACTTCTAGTTGGTAGAATTAGTAGAGGAACAATTACTAAGAATCAAAACTTCATCCGTTGTGATGAAGCTGGAAAGAATAAATCATTTAAAGTTTCTTCTATTCAGATTTATGACAAAATTGGATTTAAAGAAGTTGATTCAGCATCTGCTGGAGAGATTGTTATCGTTGCAGGTTCTCAAGAAAATGCTATTGGTGATACAATTTGTTCTCCAAGCGATATTGATCCACTACCAAGAATTTCAGTTGAACCACCAACAGTTTCTGTAAACGTTTCAGTTAACACTTCTCCAAACTCTGGTAAGGAAGGTGAATACCTAACTTCTAGAAAACTAGAAGAACTTCTTCAAGAAGCTTGTAGACTCAATGTTGCCCTTCAATATGAAGCAACAGATGATCCAAAAGTTCTAAAGCTTAAAGGTCGTGGAGAGCTTCAACTTGCAATCGTATTTGAAGAAATCAGAAGACAAGGCTTTGAGTTAATGATCTCTAGACCTGAAGTACTTTTTAGCACTGACGAGAGTGGAGCTAAAACTGAACCATATGAAAATGTTGTTCTCGATATTCCAAGTGACTGTACAGGGCCAATTACAGAAAAGCTCTCTGTAAGAAAAGGGATCATGGGTAATATGATGCCAATTGGTGAAGATAGAACAAGAGTTGAATTCAGAATTCCTTCTCGTGGACTTATTGGATATAGATCAACTTTCCTAACTGACACTAGAGGTGAAGGACTTATGAGTTCTGAGTACCTTGGTTACGGTGAGTACGCAGGTGTAATGCTCTCTAGACAAAACGGAGCCATCATTGCGGATAGAGCAGGAAAGATTACTCCATACGCACTCTTCAATTTATTAAATAATGGAAAAATGTTCGTTGAGCCAGGTGATCAATGTTATGAGGGAATGGTTATTGGTGAGCATAATAGAGTTAACGATACAAACGTTAACTGTGTTCGTGAAAAGCACCTATCAAGTGTTAGAACGGCCGGTAAGGATGTAAACATTGCTCTTCCTCCAGTTCCTAAGAAAACTCTTGAGTGGGCCATGGACTGGATTGATGATGACGAATGGGTTGAAGTAACTCCAGAAAATATTCGCGTTAGAAAGAAAGAGCTTGCCGGTAACAAGAGATCTGTTATTAGAGGCGAGAAAAAATAA
- a CDS encoding histidine phosphatase family protein: MKIEFYIFRHGQTDWNKLRKVQGKMDIPLNDFGREEALKLKSFFQDIDIEKVYTSDLKRAFETAKITFSDKDLTLETSERLREANFGEVEGMNVEDLLNQYSTKFWDIHIGGEEADDFSYPGGETRREVRERVVSQILDIKREGKYSKVAISTHGGSLRSLIHHFLPPQNELIKIPNCVVYKLIFNGDEHFVEGPFNNEEDLCYR, encoded by the coding sequence ATGAAGATTGAGTTCTATATATTTAGACACGGGCAAACTGACTGGAATAAGTTGCGTAAGGTTCAAGGAAAAATGGATATTCCTCTCAATGATTTTGGGAGAGAAGAAGCACTAAAGTTAAAAAGTTTTTTTCAAGATATAGATATAGAAAAAGTTTATACCTCAGACTTAAAGAGAGCTTTTGAAACGGCTAAAATAACTTTTTCAGATAAAGATCTTACTCTTGAAACGAGTGAGAGACTTAGAGAGGCGAACTTCGGAGAAGTTGAGGGCATGAATGTGGAGGACTTACTGAATCAGTATTCTACAAAGTTTTGGGATATCCATATTGGCGGCGAAGAGGCGGATGATTTCTCCTATCCAGGAGGAGAGACGCGAAGAGAAGTTCGGGAAAGGGTTGTTTCACAAATCTTAGATATTAAGAGAGAGGGGAAGTATTCTAAAGTTGCAATTAGCACTCATGGTGGAAGTTTAAGATCATTGATTCATCACTTTCTACCGCCTCAAAATGAGTTGATAAAAATACCAAATTGCGTGGTCTATAAATTAATTTTTAATGGTGATGAACACTTTGTCGAAGGGCCATTTAATAATGAAGAGGATCTTTGTTATAGATAA